The Triticum aestivum cultivar Chinese Spring chromosome 7B, IWGSC CS RefSeq v2.1, whole genome shotgun sequence genome window below encodes:
- the LOC123161655 gene encoding GDSL esterase/lipase At4g28780, which translates to MKAPVVVLLGLVIVGAIGAISADARRPVVPAIFVLGDSTLDVGNNNHLPGKDVPRANEPFYGIDFPGGAQATGRFSNGYNIADFVARQLGFERSPLAYLVLKSRNYLNPSALTRGVSYASAGAGILDSTNAGKNIPLSKQVSYFASTKAEMEATWGNHKVSKLLASSFFLLGFGSNDLFQSRPKSEADVAVLYATLVSNYSAAITDLYGMGARKFGIISPGPVGCVPRVRLLNATGACNDGMNRLTMGLAAAFKSGLATTLSPTRLPGLTYSLADSFAGTRANFDNPQAVGLVNADSACCGSGRLGAEGECTRNATLCSDRDVYAFFDNVHPSQRAAELGAQALFVDSPIQITAPISFKELAHER; encoded by the exons ATGAAGGCTCCCGTGGTCGTGCTTCTGGGCCTTGTGATCGTCGGTGCCATTGGTGCTATCAGCGCGGATGCGCGGAGACCGGTGGTGCCGGCGATTTTCGTGCTAGGGGACTCGACCCTAGACGTGGGCAACAACAACCACCTCCCGGGGAAGGATGTTCCCAGGGCCAACGAGCCTTTCTACGGCATCGACTTCCCCGGTGGCGCCCAGGCCACCGGGAGGTTCAGCAACGGCTACAACATCGCCGATTTCGTCG CGAGGCAGCTGGGGTTCGAGAGGAGCCCTCTGGCTTACCTAGTGCTGAAATCTCGAAACTATCTCAACCCCAGCGCTCTGACGAGAGGGGTGAGCTATGCTTCCGCGGGAGCCGGTATCCTCGACTCCACT AACGCGGGAAAGAACATCCCTTTGTCAAAGCAGGTGAGCTACTTCGCGTCGACAAAGGCCGAGATGGAGGCCACATGGGGCAACCATAAAGTCTCCAAGCTCCTCGCCAGCTCATTCTTCCTCCTGGGCTTTGGCAGCAACGACCTCTTCCAGAGCAGACCAAAGTCCGAAGCCGATGTTGCCGTACTCTATGCGACCCTCGTCTCGAACTACTCCGCCGCCATCACTGACCTGTATGGGATGGGCGCGAGAAAATTCGGGATCATCAGCCCTGGCCCGGTGGGGTGTGTGCCGCGGGTGCGCCTGTTGAACGCGACGGGCGCCTGCAACGATGGCATGAACCGCCTCACTATGGGGCTCGCCGCGGCGTTCAAGTCTGGCCTCGCTACAACCCTCAGCCCAACGAGGCTCCCAGGCCTCACGTACTCACTCGCCGACTCCTTCGCCGGCACGCGGGCCAACTTCGACAACCCACAAGCGGTTGGGTTGGTGAACGCCGATAGCGCGTGCTGCGGGAGTGGTAGGCTGGGCGCGGAGGGTGAGTGCACGAGGAACGCGACACTGTGCAGTGACCGCGATGTGTATGCATTCTTTGACAACGTGCACCCGAGCCAGCGGGCCGCCGAGCTGGGTGCGCAGGCTCTCTTTGTGGACAGCCCGATTCAGATCACCGCACCCATCAGCTTCAAGGAGCTAGCCCACGAGAGATGA